In one window of Streptomyces roseofulvus DNA:
- a CDS encoding NAD(P)/FAD-dependent oxidoreductase, translated as MQHRIVVLGAGYTGAVAAGRLAKRLHREDVRITLVNPEPDFVERVRLHQLAAGQDLTPRPFGEIFDGTGVELKLARVAAVDADRKAVTLDTGDGREELAYDSLVYALGSGWNHGGVPGVAAHAHELASRPGALRLRARLAELRAGGTVVVVGGGLTGLEAVTEIAESRPDLDVALVARGALGDWLSAKGGAHLRKVTAGLGITVHEHQAVAEVAADRLTTADGTVVPADVTVWTTGFAVHPLAEGTGLELAADGRIVVDATMRSVSHPDVYAIGDAATAVGPGGKPLRMSCASGVPMAWQAADALAARLTGARVPEISIRYAQQCVSLGRGEALIQFVTADDRAKEKALTGRLAARYKELICKGAAWGVAHPTLGLPTRRRRVVRQAAAAPVREEAAA; from the coding sequence ATGCAGCACCGCATCGTCGTCCTCGGAGCCGGCTACACCGGAGCCGTCGCCGCCGGCCGCCTCGCCAAGCGGCTGCACCGCGAGGACGTGCGCATCACCCTCGTCAACCCCGAGCCCGACTTCGTCGAGCGCGTCCGCCTGCACCAGCTCGCGGCCGGCCAGGACCTCACCCCCCGCCCCTTCGGCGAGATCTTCGACGGCACCGGCGTCGAGCTGAAGCTCGCCCGGGTCGCCGCCGTCGACGCCGACCGCAAGGCCGTCACCCTCGACACCGGCGACGGACGCGAGGAGCTGGCGTACGACTCCCTGGTCTACGCCCTCGGCAGCGGCTGGAACCACGGAGGGGTCCCCGGCGTCGCCGCCCACGCCCACGAGCTGGCGAGCCGCCCCGGAGCCCTCCGGCTCCGCGCCCGCCTGGCCGAGCTGCGGGCGGGCGGGACCGTGGTGGTGGTCGGCGGCGGGCTGACCGGCCTGGAGGCCGTGACCGAGATCGCCGAGAGCCGCCCCGACCTCGACGTGGCCCTGGTCGCGCGCGGCGCCCTCGGCGACTGGCTCTCCGCGAAGGGCGGCGCCCACCTGCGGAAGGTCACGGCCGGGCTCGGCATCACCGTCCACGAGCACCAGGCGGTCGCCGAGGTGGCCGCGGACCGGCTGACCACCGCCGACGGGACGGTCGTCCCGGCCGACGTCACCGTCTGGACCACCGGCTTCGCCGTCCACCCGCTCGCCGAGGGCACCGGCCTGGAGCTCGCCGCCGACGGCCGGATCGTCGTCGACGCCACCATGCGCTCGGTCTCCCACCCCGACGTCTACGCCATCGGCGACGCGGCCACGGCCGTCGGCCCGGGCGGCAAGCCGCTCCGGATGTCCTGCGCCTCCGGCGTCCCCATGGCCTGGCAGGCCGCCGACGCCCTCGCCGCCCGGCTCACCGGCGCCAGGGTGCCCGAGATCTCCATCCGCTACGCCCAGCAGTGCGTCTCGCTCGGCCGCGGGGAGGCCCTGATCCAGTTCGTCACCGCGGACGACCGGGCCAAGGAGAAGGCCCTCACCGGTCGCCTCGCCGCCCGCTACAAGGAGCTCATCTGCAAGGGCGCCGCCTGGGGCGTCGCCCACCCGACCCTCGGCCTCCCCACCCGCCGCCGGCGCGTGGTCCGGCAGGCGGCCGCGGCCCCGGTCCGCGAAGAGGCCGCCGCCTGA
- a CDS encoding LacI family DNA-binding transcriptional regulator: protein MTARLADIAAQAGVSEATVSRVLNGKPGVATATRESVLAALDVLGYERPVRLRQRSAGLVGLITPELDNPIFPALAQVIGQALTRQGYTPVLATQTPGGSTEDELTDMLVERGVSGIIFVSGLHADTTADTSRYDQLRGKGVPYVLINGFSPKVQAPFVSPDDRAAMQLAVTHLAALGHTRIGLAVGPKRFVPVLRKIEGFQKGMRDRLGLTPEESEELIQHSLYTLEGGQAAASALISRGCTAVVCASDMMALGAIRAARQQGLEVPRDVSVVGFDDSPLIAFTDPPLTTIRQPVQAMGQAAVRALLEEVGGTPAPHSEFVFMPELVVRGSTASAPPAP from the coding sequence ATGACCGCGCGGCTCGCCGACATCGCAGCCCAGGCGGGGGTCAGTGAAGCCACAGTCAGCCGCGTGCTCAACGGCAAGCCCGGTGTGGCCACGGCCACCCGTGAATCCGTCCTTGCCGCCCTCGACGTGCTCGGCTACGAGCGACCGGTACGGCTGCGCCAGCGCAGCGCCGGCCTGGTCGGGCTCATCACCCCCGAACTGGACAACCCCATCTTCCCGGCGCTCGCGCAGGTCATCGGGCAGGCCCTGACCCGCCAGGGCTACACCCCGGTGCTCGCCACCCAGACCCCCGGCGGGTCCACCGAGGACGAGCTCACCGACATGCTGGTGGAGCGCGGGGTCTCCGGCATCATCTTCGTCTCCGGTCTGCACGCGGACACCACGGCGGACACCTCCCGCTACGACCAGCTGCGCGGCAAGGGCGTCCCGTACGTCCTCATCAACGGCTTCTCCCCCAAGGTGCAGGCGCCCTTCGTCTCCCCCGACGACCGGGCCGCGATGCAGCTGGCCGTCACCCACCTCGCCGCCCTCGGCCACACCCGGATCGGACTGGCCGTCGGACCGAAGCGGTTCGTGCCGGTGCTCCGCAAGATCGAGGGCTTCCAGAAGGGGATGCGGGACCGCCTCGGTCTCACCCCGGAGGAGTCGGAGGAGCTGATCCAGCACTCCCTCTACACCCTGGAGGGCGGCCAGGCGGCGGCCTCGGCCCTGATCTCCCGGGGTTGCACGGCGGTGGTCTGCGCCTCCGACATGATGGCGCTCGGCGCGATCCGGGCGGCCCGGCAGCAGGGGCTCGAGGTGCCCCGGGACGTCTCCGTCGTCGGCTTCGACGACTCGCCCCTCATAGCCTTCACCGATCCGCCGCTCACCACCATCCGGCAGCCCGTGCAGGCGATGGGGCAGGCGGCGGTCCGCGCCCTCCTGGAGGAGGTCGGCGGCACCCCGGCCCCGCACTCGGAGTTCGTCTTCATGCCGGAGCTGGTGGTCCGCGGCTCCACGGCCTCGGCGCCGCCCGCCCCGTAG
- a CDS encoding LacI family DNA-binding transcriptional regulator — MGGVTIPPPRGTGNGAPRLADIAAQSGVSEATVSRVLNGKAGVAGATRHKVLAALDVLGYERPVRLRRRSAGLVGLVVPELTNPIFPAFAQVVEQVLAGHGYTPVLCTQMPGGATEDELVDQLVERGVAGIVFLSGLHADASADPARYARLTERGVPYVLINGYHERIDATFVSPDDRAAARMAVRHLAELGHERIGLAIGPTRYVPSRRKAEGFAAELYEMLGVERADAERFVRPTLFGVEGGHAAAEILLDEGCTGIVCGSDLMALGVVRAARARGLDVPRDVSVVGFDDSPLIAFTDPPLTTVRQPVQAMATAAVGALLEEIEGSPVQRTEFVFQPELVVRGSTAQPPQRLA; from the coding sequence GTGGGCGGTGTGACGATCCCCCCGCCGCGGGGCACCGGCAACGGTGCCCCGCGGCTCGCGGACATCGCGGCCCAGTCCGGGGTGAGCGAGGCCACCGTCAGCCGCGTCCTCAACGGCAAGGCGGGGGTGGCCGGCGCGACCCGGCACAAGGTGCTCGCCGCGCTGGACGTGCTCGGCTACGAACGGCCTGTACGGCTCCGGCGCCGCAGCGCCGGCCTGGTCGGACTCGTGGTGCCCGAGCTGACCAACCCGATCTTCCCGGCCTTCGCGCAGGTCGTCGAACAGGTCCTGGCCGGGCACGGCTACACGCCGGTGCTCTGCACCCAGATGCCCGGCGGCGCCACCGAGGACGAGCTGGTCGACCAGCTGGTCGAGCGCGGCGTGGCCGGCATCGTCTTCCTCTCCGGGCTGCACGCGGACGCCTCCGCCGACCCGGCGCGGTACGCCCGGCTGACCGAGCGGGGGGTGCCGTACGTCCTCATCAACGGCTACCACGAGCGGATCGACGCCACCTTCGTCTCCCCGGACGACCGGGCCGCGGCCCGGATGGCCGTGCGCCACCTGGCCGAGCTCGGGCACGAGCGGATCGGCCTCGCCATCGGCCCCACCCGGTACGTGCCCTCGCGCCGCAAGGCGGAGGGCTTCGCCGCCGAGCTGTACGAGATGCTGGGCGTCGAGCGGGCGGACGCCGAACGCTTCGTGCGGCCCACCCTGTTCGGCGTCGAGGGCGGGCACGCGGCCGCCGAGATCCTGCTCGACGAGGGCTGCACCGGCATCGTCTGCGGCTCCGACCTGATGGCGCTCGGCGTCGTGCGGGCGGCCCGCGCCCGCGGCCTCGACGTGCCCCGGGACGTCTCCGTCGTCGGCTTCGACGACTCCCCGCTGATCGCCTTCACCGACCCGCCGCTGACCACCGTGCGTCAGCCCGTGCAGGCCATGGCGACGGCGGCCGTCGGCGCGCTCCTGGAGGAGATCGAGGGCAGTCCGGTGCAGCGCACCGAGTTCGTCTTCCAGCCGGAGCTGGTCGTGCGCGGGTCCACCGCGCAGCCCCCGCAACGTCTTGCGTAA
- a CDS encoding carbohydrate ABC transporter permease produces MNTPVRGRRSPLSSVALHLTLIVASVIAVFPVLWVLLTSLKPAKYASTTDFFKETTFENYTNLLRDTPFLTWFGNSLLVAALTTVVGVFISATTGYAVSRFRFPGKRGIMWTLLVTQMFPVAVLIVPIYNIMSSMGLLNEPAGLVITYLTIAVPFCAWMMKGFFDGIPREIDESGYVDGLTPFGTFWRLILPLAKPGIAVTAFYSFITAWGEVAYASAFMVGDENLTLAGGLQKFVNQYGAQWGPMTAASVLIAIPAALVFLFAQRHLVTGMSAGAVKG; encoded by the coding sequence ATGAACACCCCGGTCCGCGGCCGCCGCTCGCCGCTCTCCTCCGTGGCGCTGCACCTCACCCTGATCGTCGCCTCCGTCATCGCCGTCTTCCCGGTGCTGTGGGTCCTGCTGACCTCGCTCAAGCCGGCGAAGTACGCGAGCACCACGGACTTCTTCAAGGAGACGACGTTCGAGAACTACACGAACCTGCTGAGGGACACCCCGTTCCTCACCTGGTTCGGGAACTCGCTCCTCGTCGCCGCGCTCACCACCGTCGTGGGCGTGTTCATCTCCGCCACCACCGGCTACGCGGTCAGCCGCTTCCGCTTCCCCGGCAAGCGCGGGATCATGTGGACCCTGCTCGTCACGCAGATGTTCCCGGTCGCCGTCCTCATCGTGCCGATCTACAACATCATGTCGTCGATGGGGCTGCTCAACGAGCCGGCCGGCCTGGTCATCACCTACCTGACCATCGCCGTCCCGTTCTGCGCCTGGATGATGAAGGGCTTCTTCGACGGCATCCCGCGCGAGATCGACGAGTCGGGCTACGTCGACGGGCTCACCCCCTTCGGCACCTTCTGGCGGCTGATCCTGCCGCTCGCCAAGCCGGGCATCGCGGTGACCGCCTTCTACTCCTTCATCACCGCCTGGGGCGAGGTCGCCTACGCGTCCGCCTTCATGGTCGGCGACGAGAACCTGACGCTCGCCGGCGGTCTGCAGAAGTTCGTCAACCAGTACGGGGCCCAGTGGGGTCCGATGACGGCGGCCTCCGTCCTCATCGCCATCCCCGCGGCCCTGGTGTTCCTCTTCGCCCAGCGCCACCTCGTCACCGGCATGTCCGCCGGTGCCGTCAAGGGCTGA
- a CDS encoding carbohydrate-binding module family 20 domain-containing protein: MARKTVAAALALVAGAAAAVTVNAPAQATPPGTKDVTAVMFEWKFASVARECTDRLGPAGYGYVQVSPPQEHLQGAQWWTSYQPVSYKIAGRLGDRTAFKNMIDTCHAAGVKVVADSVINHMANGSGTGTGGTPFSKYDYPGLYSGADMDDCRSAISNYQDRANVQNCELVQLPDLDTGEEYVRGKIAGYLNDLLSLGVDGFRVDAAKHMPAADLAAIKAKLTNPNAYWKLEAIHGAGEAVSPSEYLGSGDVQEFRYARDLKRVLQNEKLAYLKNFGEAWGYMPSGQSGVFVDNHDTERGGDTLNYKDGANYTLASVFMLAWPYGSPDVHSGYEWTDKDAGPPNGGQVNACYTDGWKCQHAWREISSMVAFRNTARGEAVSHWWDNGNNAIAFGRGGKAYVVINHESSALSRTFQTSLPAGTYCDVQSNTPVTVNAAGQFTATLGANTALALHTGATGCGGGTTPTTPPTTAPATTGASFNVTATTVVGQNIYVVGNRAELGNWAPASALKLDPAAYPVWKLAVNLPAGTAFEYKYLRKDAAGNVTWESGANRTATVPASGQVVLNDTFRS; encoded by the coding sequence ATGGCAAGAAAGACCGTGGCCGCTGCACTCGCCCTCGTGGCGGGAGCCGCTGCGGCCGTCACGGTGAACGCCCCGGCGCAGGCCACCCCGCCGGGGACCAAGGACGTCACCGCGGTGATGTTCGAGTGGAAGTTCGCCTCCGTGGCCCGCGAGTGCACCGACCGCCTCGGCCCCGCCGGCTACGGCTACGTACAGGTCTCCCCGCCCCAGGAGCACCTCCAGGGCGCGCAGTGGTGGACCTCGTACCAGCCCGTCAGCTACAAGATCGCCGGCCGGCTCGGGGACCGCACCGCCTTCAAGAACATGATCGACACCTGCCACGCGGCCGGTGTGAAGGTCGTCGCGGACTCCGTCATCAACCACATGGCGAACGGCTCCGGCACGGGAACGGGCGGGACCCCGTTCTCCAAGTACGACTACCCGGGCCTCTACTCCGGCGCCGACATGGACGACTGCCGGTCCGCGATCTCCAACTACCAGGACCGGGCGAACGTCCAGAACTGCGAACTGGTCCAGCTCCCCGACCTCGACACCGGCGAGGAGTACGTCCGCGGGAAGATCGCCGGCTACCTCAACGACCTCCTCTCGCTGGGCGTCGACGGCTTCCGCGTCGACGCCGCCAAGCACATGCCGGCCGCCGACCTCGCCGCCATCAAGGCCAAGCTGACCAACCCGAACGCCTACTGGAAGCTGGAGGCCATCCACGGCGCCGGCGAGGCCGTCTCCCCGAGCGAGTACCTCGGCAGCGGCGACGTCCAGGAGTTCCGCTACGCCCGCGACCTCAAGCGGGTCCTCCAGAACGAGAAGCTCGCCTACCTCAAGAACTTCGGCGAGGCATGGGGGTACATGCCCTCCGGCCAGTCCGGCGTCTTCGTCGACAACCACGACACCGAGCGCGGCGGCGACACCCTGAACTACAAGGACGGCGCGAACTACACCCTCGCCTCCGTCTTCATGCTCGCCTGGCCCTACGGCTCCCCGGACGTCCACTCCGGCTACGAGTGGACCGACAAGGACGCCGGCCCGCCGAACGGCGGCCAGGTGAACGCCTGCTACACCGACGGCTGGAAGTGCCAGCACGCCTGGCGCGAGATCTCCTCCATGGTCGCCTTCCGCAACACCGCCCGCGGCGAGGCCGTCTCCCACTGGTGGGACAACGGCAACAACGCGATCGCGTTCGGCCGCGGCGGCAAGGCGTACGTGGTCATCAACCACGAGTCGTCCGCCCTCTCCCGCACCTTCCAGACCTCCCTCCCGGCCGGCACCTACTGCGACGTGCAGTCGAACACCCCCGTGACGGTCAACGCCGCCGGCCAGTTCACCGCCACCCTCGGTGCCAACACCGCCCTCGCCCTGCACACCGGGGCCACGGGCTGCGGCGGCGGAACCACCCCCACCACCCCGCCGACCACGGCCCCCGCCACCACCGGCGCCTCCTTCAACGTCACCGCCACCACCGTGGTCGGCCAGAACATCTACGTCGTCGGCAACCGCGCCGAACTCGGCAACTGGGCCCCCGCCTCCGCCCTCAAGCTCGACCCGGCCGCCTACCCCGTGTGGAAGCTGGCCGTGAACCTGCCCGCCGGAACGGCCTTCGAGTACAAGTACCTCCGCAAGGACGCCGCCGGGAACGTCACCTGGGAGTCCGGCGCCAACCGCACCGCGACCGTCCCCGCCTCCGGCCAGGTCGTCCTGAACGACACCTTCCGCAGCTGA
- a CDS encoding extracellular solute-binding protein yields the protein MRRGIAATALVAALGVTLAACGGSDSGSTGGSKSSGELSGTVTWWDTSTVGSEDKVFKKLAEGFTKKHPKVTVKYVNVPFGEAQNKFKNAAQSGSGAPDVIRSEVAWTPEFADLGYLAPLDGTPALKNQDDFLAQAAASTKYNGKTYAVPQVIDSMGLFYNKKIFKEAGVEAPKNIAELKTAAAKIKEKTGKTGLYLRGDDAYWFLSFLYGEGGDMVDAENKKITIDNEAGVKAFKTVKDLVDSKAAITDATNGWDNMQAAFKDGKVAMMINGPWALADTYAGKEFADKANLGIAPVPAGSAGQGAPQGGHNLAVYAGSKNLDASYAFAEYMSSAESQAQVTKELSLLPTRQSVYLQSEVAGNEKVGFFKPAVDKAVERPWIPEGGSLFAPLVTEYTKVLTGQTTPEQGAKTVGDGYRKLLKDWK from the coding sequence ATGCGGCGTGGCATAGCGGCCACCGCGCTGGTCGCGGCCCTGGGCGTCACCCTGGCGGCGTGCGGCGGGAGCGACAGCGGTTCCACCGGCGGCTCGAAGAGCTCGGGCGAGCTCTCCGGCACCGTGACCTGGTGGGACACCTCCACGGTCGGCTCCGAGGACAAGGTCTTCAAGAAGCTTGCCGAGGGCTTCACCAAGAAGCACCCCAAGGTCACGGTCAAGTACGTGAACGTGCCCTTCGGTGAGGCGCAGAACAAGTTCAAGAACGCCGCGCAGTCCGGCTCCGGCGCCCCCGACGTGATCCGCTCCGAGGTGGCCTGGACCCCCGAGTTCGCCGACCTCGGCTACCTCGCCCCGCTGGACGGCACCCCGGCGCTGAAGAACCAGGACGACTTCCTGGCCCAGGCCGCCGCCTCCACCAAGTACAACGGCAAGACCTACGCCGTCCCGCAGGTCATCGACTCCATGGGGCTCTTCTACAACAAGAAGATCTTCAAGGAGGCGGGCGTCGAGGCTCCGAAGAACATCGCCGAGCTGAAGACCGCCGCCGCCAAGATCAAGGAGAAGACCGGCAAGACCGGCCTGTACCTCCGCGGCGACGACGCCTACTGGTTCCTCTCGTTCCTGTACGGCGAGGGCGGCGACATGGTCGACGCCGAGAACAAGAAGATCACCATCGACAACGAGGCCGGCGTCAAGGCCTTCAAGACGGTCAAGGACCTCGTCGACTCGAAGGCCGCGATCACCGACGCGACCAACGGCTGGGACAACATGCAGGCCGCCTTCAAGGACGGCAAGGTCGCGATGATGATCAACGGCCCGTGGGCGCTGGCCGACACCTACGCCGGCAAGGAGTTCGCCGACAAGGCGAACCTCGGCATCGCCCCGGTCCCGGCCGGTTCCGCCGGCCAGGGTGCCCCGCAGGGCGGCCACAACCTCGCCGTCTACGCCGGCTCCAAGAACCTGGACGCCTCCTACGCCTTCGCCGAGTACATGTCCTCGGCCGAGTCCCAGGCCCAGGTCACCAAGGAGCTGAGCCTCCTCCCGACCCGCCAGTCCGTCTACCTGCAGTCGGAGGTCGCGGGCAACGAGAAGGTCGGCTTCTTCAAGCCGGCCGTCGACAAGGCCGTCGAGCGCCCCTGGATCCCGGAGGGCGGCAGCCTCTTCGCGCCGCTGGTCACCGAGTACACCAAGGTCCTGACCGGCCAGACCACCCCCGAGCAGGGCGCGAAGACGGTCGGCGACGGCTACCGCAAGCTCCTGAAGGACTGGAAGTAA
- a CDS encoding glycoside hydrolase family 13 protein: protein MTQHLAAPAASTTGTDTGWWREAVIYQVYPRSFADGNGDGMGDLVGIRSRLPYLKELGVDAVWLSPFYASPQADAGYDVADYRAIDPMFGSLLDADALIREAHDLGLRIIVDLVPNHSSDQHEWFQRALREGPGSPLRERYHFRPGKGENGELPPNDWESIFGGPAWTRVEDGEWYLHLFAPEQPDFNWEHPAVRDEFRSILRFWLDMGVDGFRVDVAHGLVKAAGLPDIGAHDQLKLLGNDVMPFFDQDGVHEIYRSWRQILAEYDGERILVAEAWTPTVDRTAHYVRPDEMHQAFNFQYLGTHWDAAELRTVIDASLEAMRTVGAPTTWVLSNHDVTRHATRFANPAGLGTQLRTPGDRELGLRRARAATLLMLALPGSAYLYQGEELGLPDVTDLPDEVRQDPSFWRASGQDGYRDGCRVPIPWTTEGSSYGFGDGGSWLPQPATWGGLSVEAQTGDPGSTLELYRSALAVRRERPELGAGVAVEWLEAPEGVLSFRRDGFVCTANTTGRAITVPLPGRYLLGNDEVRVVDDQAEIPADTTVWWAV from the coding sequence ATGACCCAGCATCTCGCCGCCCCCGCCGCCTCCACCACCGGCACCGACACGGGCTGGTGGAGAGAAGCGGTGATCTACCAGGTCTACCCGCGCAGCTTCGCCGACGGCAACGGCGACGGCATGGGCGACCTGGTGGGCATCCGCAGCCGGCTGCCGTACCTCAAGGAGCTCGGCGTCGACGCCGTCTGGCTCTCCCCCTTCTACGCCTCCCCGCAGGCCGACGCCGGGTACGACGTCGCCGACTACCGGGCCATCGACCCGATGTTCGGCTCGCTGCTCGACGCCGACGCCCTGATCCGCGAGGCCCACGACCTGGGCCTGCGCATCATCGTCGACCTGGTCCCCAACCACTCCTCCGACCAGCACGAGTGGTTCCAGCGCGCCCTGCGCGAGGGCCCCGGCTCCCCGCTGCGCGAGCGCTACCACTTCCGCCCCGGCAAGGGCGAGAACGGCGAGCTGCCGCCCAACGACTGGGAGTCCATCTTCGGCGGTCCCGCCTGGACCCGCGTCGAGGACGGGGAGTGGTACCTGCACCTCTTCGCGCCCGAGCAGCCCGACTTCAACTGGGAACACCCGGCCGTCCGCGACGAGTTCCGCTCGATCCTGCGCTTCTGGCTCGACATGGGCGTCGACGGCTTCCGCGTCGACGTCGCCCACGGCCTGGTCAAGGCCGCGGGCCTGCCCGACATCGGTGCCCACGACCAGCTGAAGCTGCTCGGCAACGACGTCATGCCCTTCTTCGACCAGGACGGCGTCCACGAGATCTACCGCTCCTGGCGGCAGATCCTCGCCGAGTACGACGGGGAGCGCATCCTCGTCGCCGAGGCGTGGACCCCGACCGTCGACCGCACCGCCCACTACGTGCGCCCCGACGAGATGCACCAGGCGTTCAACTTCCAGTACCTCGGCACCCACTGGGACGCCGCGGAGCTCCGCACCGTGATCGACGCCTCGCTGGAGGCGATGCGCACCGTCGGCGCCCCCACCACCTGGGTGCTCTCCAACCACGACGTCACCCGGCACGCCACCCGCTTCGCCAACCCGGCGGGCCTCGGCACCCAGCTGCGCACCCCCGGCGACCGCGAACTCGGTCTGCGCCGCGCCCGCGCCGCGACCCTGCTGATGCTGGCGCTGCCCGGCTCCGCCTACCTCTACCAGGGCGAGGAGCTGGGCCTCCCGGACGTCACCGACCTGCCCGACGAGGTCCGCCAGGACCCGTCCTTCTGGCGGGCCAGCGGCCAGGACGGCTACCGCGACGGCTGCCGGGTGCCGATCCCGTGGACCACCGAGGGCTCCTCGTACGGCTTCGGCGACGGCGGCTCCTGGCTGCCGCAGCCGGCCACCTGGGGCGGGCTGAGCGTCGAGGCCCAGACCGGCGACCCCGGTTCCACCCTGGAGCTGTACCGCAGCGCGCTCGCCGTCCGGCGCGAGCGCCCCGAACTCGGTGCGGGCGTGGCCGTGGAGTGGCTGGAGGCACCCGAGGGTGTGCTCTCCTTCCGCCGCGACGGCTTCGTCTGCACCGCCAACACCACCGGCCGGGCCATCACCGTCCCGCTGCCCGGCCGGTATCTGCTCGGCAACGACGAGGTCCGCGTCGTCGACGATCAGGCGGAGATCCCCGCCGACACCACCGTCTGGTGGGCGGTGTGA
- a CDS encoding sugar ABC transporter permease: MAVDTPSQSVAKAAGDHVARGRSRGTGPKRRAPKRSLATHWYAWAMVAPVVIVIAVIIGYPLGRGIYLSLTDANERNVARSIGVNEIPATYEFVGLDNYADAITGSQFLATLGWTVVWTVSCVAITFALGLTLANILNRKIAGRSFYRMMLILPWAVPGFVSVFAWRFLYDERRGMLNQILSGVGLDAVPWLNDPLIAKVSVIAVNVWLGVPFMMVALLGGLQSIPGELYEAAEMDGANAWQRFRHITMPGLRSVSTTVVLLSTIWTFNMFPVIFLLTRGGPGEATQILVTQAYKFSFEISPRDFAQSSTWGVLILVILMIFAAFYRRVLRKQGEVW, from the coding sequence ATGGCTGTGGACACCCCCAGCCAGTCGGTGGCGAAGGCCGCGGGCGACCACGTCGCCCGCGGCCGGAGCCGCGGGACTGGACCGAAGCGGCGGGCACCGAAGCGCTCCCTCGCCACCCACTGGTACGCCTGGGCGATGGTCGCCCCGGTGGTGATCGTGATCGCCGTGATCATCGGTTACCCGCTGGGCCGCGGCATCTACCTGTCGCTGACCGACGCCAACGAGCGCAACGTCGCGCGCAGCATCGGCGTCAACGAGATCCCGGCCACCTACGAGTTCGTCGGCCTGGACAACTACGCCGACGCGATCACCGGCAGCCAGTTCCTCGCCACCCTGGGCTGGACGGTCGTCTGGACCGTCTCCTGCGTGGCGATCACGTTCGCCCTCGGTCTGACCCTGGCGAACATCCTCAACCGGAAGATCGCCGGCCGTTCCTTCTACCGGATGATGCTCATCCTGCCCTGGGCGGTCCCGGGCTTCGTCTCGGTCTTCGCCTGGCGCTTCCTCTACGACGAGCGCCGCGGCATGCTCAACCAGATCCTCTCCGGCGTCGGCCTCGACGCCGTCCCGTGGCTGAACGACCCGCTGATCGCCAAGGTCTCCGTCATCGCGGTCAACGTCTGGCTCGGCGTCCCCTTCATGATGGTGGCCCTCCTCGGCGGGCTCCAGTCCATCCCCGGCGAGCTCTACGAGGCCGCCGAGATGGACGGCGCCAACGCCTGGCAGCGCTTCCGGCACATCACCATGCCGGGGCTGCGGTCCGTCTCCACGACGGTGGTCCTCCTCTCCACCATCTGGACCTTCAACATGTTCCCGGTGATCTTCCTGCTCACCCGGGGCGGACCGGGCGAGGCGACGCAGATCCTCGTCACCCAGGCGTACAAGTTCTCCTTCGAGATCAGCCCGCGCGACTTCGCCCAGTCGTCCACGTGGGGCGTCCTGATCCTGGTGATCCTGATGATCTTCGCCGCGTTCTACCGGCGCGTCCTCCGCAAGCAGGGAGAAGTCTGGTGA
- a CDS encoding phosphatase PAP2 family protein, translating into MGETTVKSLDDRTTPSSPIVADGRWAWLRARSPRRPRIWFELLLIAVSYWVYSLIRNAVPEQKAEALKNADWIWRTEESLGLAFEHAVNHAVNSVTWLIVTMNYYYATLHFIVTIGVLVWLYRWQPGRYAAFRTVLFATTAVALVGYYLYPLAPPRLMESKDFVDTVLVHHTWGSMASGDLKHMSNQYAAMPSMHIGWSLWCGLTIFFLARAPWARILGMLYPAATLVVIVATANHFWLDAVGGMICLGFGFLVAYCWYGTWPHRLSKQIEPLTVAEPAASAPAKGPATPEAADQEEPVGSGR; encoded by the coding sequence ATGGGTGAAACGACCGTGAAGAGTTTGGACGACCGGACGACCCCGTCGTCACCCATCGTGGCCGACGGCCGGTGGGCGTGGCTGCGTGCGCGCAGCCCCCGGCGCCCCCGCATCTGGTTCGAACTGCTGCTGATCGCCGTCAGTTACTGGGTGTACTCGCTCATCCGCAACGCGGTGCCGGAGCAGAAGGCCGAGGCGCTGAAGAACGCGGACTGGATCTGGCGGACCGAGGAGTCCCTCGGCCTCGCCTTCGAGCACGCGGTCAACCACGCCGTGAACTCGGTGACATGGCTCATCGTGACGATGAACTACTACTACGCGACGCTGCACTTCATCGTCACCATCGGTGTGCTCGTGTGGCTGTACCGATGGCAGCCGGGCCGTTACGCGGCGTTCCGCACCGTCCTCTTCGCCACCACCGCCGTGGCCCTGGTCGGCTACTACCTGTATCCGCTCGCGCCGCCCCGGCTGATGGAGAGCAAGGACTTCGTCGACACCGTCCTGGTGCACCACACCTGGGGCTCGATGGCCTCCGGCGACCTCAAGCACATGTCGAACCAGTACGCGGCGATGCCGTCGATGCACATCGGCTGGTCGCTCTGGTGCGGGCTGACCATCTTCTTCCTCGCCAGGGCGCCGTGGGCCCGGATCCTCGGCATGCTCTACCCGGCGGCCACCCTGGTCGTGATCGTCGCGACCGCCAACCACTTCTGGCTGGACGCCGTGGGCGGGATGATCTGCCTCGGCTTCGGCTTCCTCGTCGCCTACTGCTGGTACGGCACCTGGCCGCACCGCCTGTCGAAGCAGATCGAGCCCCTGACGGTCGCCGAACCGGCTGCGTCCGCCCCCGCGAAGGGGCCGGCCACGCCGGAGGCCGCCGACCAGGAGGAGCCGGTCGGCTCCGGCCGGTGA